The Rhizobium leguminosarum DNA segment ATAGAACCGCCGGGCCGGCGTGATGTCGGGTGCCTCGATATTGGCGACGATGCGCAGGACCTTCATGGGCTTTCCTTCCGATGCTTGGACAAGGCGGAAGGTAGGAAGATCGGCAGGGTGGTCAATTGGTATGGCGGGAATGGAGACGTTGTCCGTGTGGCTACCCCCTCTGCCCTGCCGGGCATCTCCCCCACAAGGAGGGAGATTGGCAAGTGGCTGGCCCTCAATCCCTCTCTACTGCCGTGCGGAACATCAGTTGGTCATTGGCTGGGGAAACCATCGCGCCCAGCCAATCTCCCCACCTGTGGGGGAGTTGCCCGGCAGGGCAGAGGGGGTTTCCACACGGTACAGCGGTGATGCATGTGGTCCACAGCGGCATTGGAATAAAACAAAGTCTTAAAGCGTGTCGTATGAATGCCGTTCGATGCAGCCGCTTAACCCAGCCAAACAAAAAGGCCGGAAGGGAGCTACCCTTCCGGCCTTTGTCTTGAAACCCGAATCGATCAGGCGGCTTCGGTGGTGTGGGCCTTGCGAACCTCTTCGTCCGTCAGGATACCGCTGGCGCGCAGCAGGGCGGCGAAGCGGCCGTTGCTGTGGCTGAGTTCGTCGAAGCTACCCTGTTCGACCACGCGGCCGTCGTCGAGGAAGAGCACCATATCGGCTTCGCGGACCGTCGACAGGCGGTGGGCGATGATGAAGGTGGTGCGATTCTCACGCAGATTGTCGATCGCCGCCTTGACCCGGTTTTCAGTCTCGACGTCGAGCGCCGAGGTCGCCTCGTCGAGCACCAGGATCGGCGCGTCCTTGAGGATAGCGCGGGCGATGGCGATGCGCTGACGCTCGCCGCCAGAGAGCTTGTTGCCGCGTTCGCCGACATGCGTATCGTAGCGATCCTCACGGGTCTCGATGAAGTCGGCAGCAGCGGCGGCTTCGGCCGCACGGCGCATATCCTCTTCGCTGGCGCCTTCACGGCCGAGGCGGATATTGTCGCTGATCGAACGGTTCAGCAGGCCCGCATCCTGGAAGACGGTGGCGATGTGGCGACGCAGCGACTTGCGGGTCACCTTGGTGATATCGGTGCCGTCGACGAGGATCTGGCCGCCTTGGGCGTCGTAAACGCGCTGCAGCAGGTTGACGAGCGTCGTCTTGCCAGCACCGGTCGGGCCGACGATCGCAACCGTCTGGCCTGCCTTCACCGAGAAGGAGACGTTGTGCAGGCCCTGCGAGCTATTGCCGAAGCCGAAGGAGACGTCGCGGAATTCGATCGCACCCTTGACGTCCTTGATCTCGCCGTTGCCGGCCGGTTCTTCGCGATCACGCACCGAGTCTTCGAGAGCATAGAATTCCTCGAGCTTGGAACGGGCCTCGAAAATCTGCGTGGCGAACTGGCGCATCAGGTCGAGGCGGCCGATTAGCAGGTTGGCGAAGCCGATGAAGGCGATGACGTCGCCGACGCGCAGTTGGCCGGCCTGGACGAGCATGGTGCCGATGATCAGGACAACCATCATCGCGATGGTCGAAGCCATGCGGTTCAACGCGCTGGCGATCGCCCACCAGTCGAGCACCGGATACTGGGCTTCGAGCAGGCGGTCGGCAAAGGATTTCAGCGCCTTGGTTTCAGCCTCGATGCGGTTGTAGCTGTGCAGGACAGAAACGTTGCTGATCGAGTCGCTGACATGCGAAAAGACGGTGTGATAATGGTTTTCGACCGAAGCCTGGCCGTCTTTGGTGCGGCTCATGACGACGCGGCCGATCAGCCAGTAGGCGACGGCGAGCACCATGAGTACGGCGGAAAGGCGCATGTCCATCGCCATTGCCGTCGGTATCAGAAGGGCAAGCGCGATAACCGTCGACAGGTGGTTGCGCATGAATTCCAGCCAGAGGCCGAACAGTGTCTCGCAGGCGCGCAGCAATGTATGCAGCGCATTTGAGGTGCCGCGCTGATGGTGCCAGCCAAGCGGCATGGAGATGATCCGGCCGAAGGCTTCCGTCAACAGCGTCGCACGCCGGCCATGGGCCAGCCTGTCGGCCTCGCGGGCGACCAGGACGAAGGCAACCGTGTTAAAAACGGCGAAGGTCGCCCACATGAAAAGGATGGGCTTGACCTCACCCTTGCCCGAAATCGCATCGATAATGCGACCGAACAGGATCGGCTCCGCGATGGTAATTGTCGCCAGAACGATGTTTGCGACCACGACCAGGGATACGCGCAGCTTGTAGGCGCTGAGATAGCGCAGAGCTCTTGCATAGACCTTGAATAGCGTCACGTCGAACCTCTTGTGCATCTGCGAAACGGGATGATGCGATGCTACAAAAGGTTACCTGAACCGGCGATTAACGGAGTATTCAGGGTCCATCGAGGCGACGACTAACCTGATCGTATTATCGTGGGATTCGACGAGATGAATATGGCGCTGAATTTGCTGCTCGGTTATATCCCTGCAACAATTTGCGCTTGCATTTTAATAAATGTTTAGCGCAGCATTAAATTAGAGACTGCATTTTTTGAAGAAGACCGTTTCGCGACCAATTTGAAAAGCCGCCGACGGCCTCGATGCGGGCATCACGTCCGGGCAAGGGGCATTTTGTGAATATTAATGTGTTAATTCAATTGCTTATCATTCTGGAAGAAACGTCAAATCCTCAGGCCGTGGTTACCGAACTGGAGCAGGTCATCCAAGATTGCGGCTTTGAATATTACGGCCTGCGGCGCCATTTGCCGCAGAATCCGGCGCAGCAGAATCCGGAACCCTGGGCTGCGGCGCTTGCTGGCCACTGGCCGCAACAATGGCCGCAAATCTATACCGCGAAAAAATATGTGCTGATCGATCCGATGGTGCGCTACCTCGCCCATGCGCAGCGGCCTTTCCGCTGGCGGGAAAGCCTGGCAGCATTCCGCAAGGATGCGCAGAAGCGTCGCATGGAGCAGATGATGGTCGATGCTTTCGGTCACGGACTGGAAGACGGTTATATCTTTCCGATCCACGGACGTAACGGCATTCTCGGCAACCTCAGTCTCGCCGGCAAGCCGATCGAGCTGTCGCCGGTTGAGATCGCCCTTTTCGAGGCCGTGGCGCGCAAGAGCTTCTGGCGATTGCTCGAGCTGAAAGATGAGGCGCAGGCGCTGGAAACCGTGCTGCCGGCCGACACGCCGCTGACGCGGCGCGAAATGGAGATCCTGCATTATCTCGCGGAAGGCATGACCTCGATGGAAATCAGCAAGATGCTGAAGATCTCAAACCACACCGTCGACTGGTATATGAACGGCTTGCAGAACAAGCTGAAGGCGAAAAACCGGCAGCAGGCGGTGGCGCTTGCCTTCCGTCACGGCCTGATAAGCTAGAGCATGATGCCGAAAGGATGGTCGGCTTTCATGCTACTTCCTTGATTTGGATGAGAATTCTGATTTAGACCGATCCGGCATGACATCATCAGCATTCAGAATGGCGAGAAATTGCATTTCGCAGTCGCAAGAGAAATTGAACTTCCTGTGACAAGAAGTTAAGAATTTCCTTCGCGGGTGCAGCATGCCCGCGCCTGAACGTCTGAGGAGACCGTTTTGCCCATTTCCAAGATACTCGTTGCCAATCGCTCCGAAATTGCCATTCGCGTGTTTCGCGCGGCCAACGAGCTTGGAATAAAAACCGTGGCGATCTGGGCGGAGGAAGACAAGCTGGCGCTGCACCGCTTCAAAGCGGACGAAAGCTATCAGGTCGGCCGCGGCCCGCATCTTGCTCGTGATCTCGGACCGATCGAGAGCTATCTGTCGATCGAGGAGGTGATCCGCGTCGCCAAGCTCTCGGGCGCCGATGCCATTCATCCAGGCTACGGTCTGCTGTCGGAAAGCCCCGAATTCGTCGATGCCTGCAACAAGGCCGGCATCATCTTCATCGGCCCGAAGGCCGATACGATGCGCCAGCTCGGCAACAAGGTCGCGGCGCGCAACCTGGCGATCTCGGTCGGCGTGCCTGTGGTGCCGGCCACGGGGCCGCTGCCGGAGGATATGGCCGAAGTGGCGAAGATGGCCAAGGCGATCGGCTACCCCGTCATGCTGAAGGCTTCCTGGGGCGGCGGCGGTCGCGGCATGCGCGCCATCCGCGATCCGAAGGATCTGGCTCGTGAAGTGACAGAGGCCAAACGCGAGGCGATGGCCGCCTTCGGCAAGGACGAGGTCTATCTGGAGAAGCTCGTCGAACGCGCCCGCCACGTCGAAAGCCAGGTTCTCGGCGATACGCACGGCAATGTCGTGCATCTGTTCGAGCGTGACTGCTCGATCCAGCGCCGCAACCAGAAGGTCGTCGAGCGCGCGCCTGCGCCCTACCTCTCGGAAGCGCAGCGTCAGGAGCTTGCCGCCTATTCGCTGAAGATCGCGTCGGCGACCCATTATATCGGCGCCGGCACCGTCGAATATCTGATGGATGCCGATACCGGCAAATTCTACTTCATCGAGGTCAATCCGCGCATCCAGGTCGAGCATACGGTGACCGAAGTCGTCACGGGCATCGATATCGTCAAGGCGCAGATCCACATTCTCGACGGCTTTGCGATCGGCACGCCGGAATCGGGCGTTCCCGCTCAAGCTGACATCCGCCTGAACGGTCACGCGCTGCAGTGCCGCATCACCACCGAGGATCCGGAGCACAACTTCATTCCGGATTACGGCCGCATCACTGCCTATCGCTCGGCGTCGGGTTTCGGCATCCGTCTCGACGGCGGCACCTCCTATTCCGGCGCCATCATCACCCGCTATTACGATCCGCTGCTCGTCAAGGTCACGGCCTGGGCGCCGAACCCGTCCGAAGCGATCAGCCGCATGGACCGGGCGCTGCGCGAATTCCGTATTCGCGGCGTCGCTACCAACCTGACCTTCCTCGAAGCGATCATCGGCCATCCGAAGTTCCGGGACAACAGCTACACGACACGCTTCATCGACACGACGCCGGAACTGTTCCAGCAGGTCAAGCGCCAGGATCGCGCGACGAAGCTTTTGACCTATCTGGCCGACGTTACCGTCAATGGCCATCCCGAAGCCAAGGACCGGCCGCGGCCGCTTGATAACGCTGCCCAGCCGGTGGTTCCCTACGCCAACGGCAACACGGTCAAGGACGGAACGAAGCAGCTGCTCGACATGCTCGGTCCGAAGAAATTCGGCGAATGGATGCGCAATGAAAAGCGCGTGCTTCTGACCGACACGACGATGCGCGACGGCCACCAGTCACTGCTCGCCACCCGCATGCGCACTTATGACATTGCCCGCATCGCCGGAACCTATGCGCATGCGCTGCCGAATCTTTTGTCGCTCGAATGCTGGGGCGGAGCGACCTTCGACGTCTCGATGCGCTTTCTGACGGAGGACCCGTGGGAACGCCTGGCGCTGATCCGCGAGGGCGCCCCGAACCTTCTGTTGCAGATGCTTTTGCGCGGCGCCAACGGCGTCGGCTACACCAACTATCCCGACAATGTCGTCAAATACTTCGTCCGCCAGGCAGCCAAGGGCGGCATCGATCTCTTCCGCGTCTTCGACTGCCTGAACTGGGTCGAGAACATGCGGGTGTCGATGGATGCCATTGCCGAGGAGAACAAGCTCTGCGAGGCGGCGATCTGCTATACCGGCGATATCCTGAACTCGGCCCGTCCGAAATACGATCTGAAATACTATACCGACCTTGCGGTCGAGCTTGAAAAGGCCGGCGCGCATATCATCGCGCTCAAGGATATGGCCGGCCTGCTCAAGCCTGCGGCTGCAAAGGTTCTGTTCAAGGCGCTGCGTGAAGCCACCAGCCTGCCGATCCATTTCCACACGCATGATACATCGGGTATTGCTGCCGCGACCGTGCTTGCCGCCGTCGATGCCGGCGTCGATGCGGTCGATGCGGCGATGGATGCGCTATCCGGCAACACCTCGCAGCCCTGTCTCGGCTCGATCGTCGAGGCGCTGCGCGGTGCGGAGCGCGATCCGGGCCTCGATCCGGAATGGATCCGCCGCGTCTCCTTCTATTGGGAAGCGGCGCGTCACCAGTATGCCGCCTTCGAAAGCGACCTCAAGGGTCCGGCATCGGAAGTCTATCTTCATGAAATGCCGGGCGGCCAGTTCACCAACCTCAAGGAACAGGCCCGCTCACTCGGCCTCGAGACCCGCTGGCATCGGGTGGCGCAGGCTTATGCCGACGCCAACCAGATGTTCGGCGATATCGTCAAGGTGACGCCGTCCTCCAAGGTGGTCGGCGACATGGCGCTGATGATGGTCTCCCAGGACCTGACGGTTGCCGATGTCGTCAGCGCCGACAAGGAAGTCTCCTTCCCTGAATCGGTGGTGTCGATGCTGAAGGGTGATCTCGGCCAGCCGCCGTCAGGATGGCCGGAAGCGCTGCAGAAGAAGGCGCTGAAGGGCGACAAGCCCTATACCGTGCGGCCCGGCTCCTTGCTCAAGGAGGCCGACCTCGATGCGGAGCGCAAGGTCATCGAGACGAAGCTGGAACGTGAGGTCAGCGATTTCGAATTCGCCTCCTACCTGATGTACCCGAAAGTCTTTACCGATTTCGCGCTTGCCTCCGATACTTACGGCCCGGTTTCGGTGCTGCCGACGCCGGCCTATTTCTACGGGCTTGGAGATGGCGAGGAACTGTTTGCCGATATCGAACGCGGCAAGACGCTGGTCATCGTCAACCAGGCGATGAGCGCCACCGACAGCCAGGGCATGGTGACCATCTTCTTCGAGCTCAACGGCCAGCCGCGCCGCATCAAGGTGCCGGACCGGGCTCATGGGGCAACGGGTGCAGCCGTCCGCCGCAAGGCTGAGCCGGGCAATGCCGTCCATGTTGGTGCGCCGATGCCGGGCGTCATCAGCCGTGTCTTCGTCTCTGCAGGCCAGGCCGTCAGTGCCGGCGACGTGCTCGTCTCCATCGAGGCGATGAAGATGGAAACGGCGCTGCATGCGGAAAAGGATGGGACGATTTCCGAGGTGCTGGTGCGGGCGGGCGACCAGATCGACGCCAAGGACCTGCTCGTCGTCTATGGCGGTTGAGCAACGGGCGGCCGACCGTTGCCAGGAAGCTTCGTTCTGCTGCCCAACGACTGCGGCCAATCACCAGATTGTGTATGATCGGGCTGTGAAAAGCTGATTTTTCGAAGAGTTGGCGGTCTCCTCGCCTTGCCCGGCGAGGAGACTTTCTCATAGACTTGCACTCCCACCATCCGCTCCCAAGACCCATCAGGAAATCATCTCTATGAGCAAGTTGAAGATTGCCGTCATTGTCGGCAGCACGCGTATTGGCCGTTTCGCCGAACATCCGGCCAACTGGATTGCCGAACTGGTCGGCCAGCGCTCCGATCTGGACGTCGAGGTTCTCGATCTTATCGACTATCCCATGCATTTCTTCGGCGAAGCGCGCGCCACCACGGCGGAAAGCGACGCCGCCGAGCGCTGGAAAAAGAAGCTGCGTGAATTCGACGGCTTCATCTTCACCGTCGCCGAGTACAACCATGCGCCGACGGCCGTTCTGAAAAACGCGATCGATCTCGGCGAATTCATCCAGAAGCCGGTCGGTTTTGTCGGTTACGGCGGCGTCGGCGGCGCCCGTGCGGTCGAGCAGCTGCGTCTGATCTTCGTGGAAATGGGCGCTGCTTCCGTCAAGACCGGCGTCCACATCGCATTCAGCGAATATCTTGCCGTTCTCAAGGAGGGCAAGAGCCTTGGCGATTACGCCCATCTCAACGAGGCTGCCAAGAACCTGCTCGATCAGATCACATGGTGGGGCAATGCGCTGAAGGCTGCGCGCGCCGTCGTCACCGCTTCCTGATCGGAGTTCCAGCAATGCCGGGATGGCCGCATCCCGGCATTGCTTCATATGTCGTAGGTATGCGCCGCGTTGATCGTCGAGATAAAGCGCTTGGTGCGTTCGCGCTCCGGCGCAGTGAAGATTGCCCTGGCGCTACCCGTTTCCACCACGCTTCCGGCTTCCAGAAAGACGACGTCATTGGCGATCTTCGAGGCAAGCCGGAGATCGTGGGTCGCCATCACCATCGTCGTGCCTTCGCGGGCAAGCTGACCCAGCACATCGACCACTTCCGCCGAGAGTTCCGGATCGAGCGCCGAGGTCGGCTCGTCACACAGAAGCACGCGCGGCGACGGCGCCAAGGCGCGAGCGATTGCCACACGCTGCTGCTGACCGCCCGAGAGCGTCGAAGGCCATGCATCGGCCTTGTGGGTCATGCCGACCTTGGTCAGCAATTCCATCGCCCGCTCGCGCGCCCTTTCCCTCGGCCATTTCAGTACTGTCACCAGGCCCTCCGTAACATTCTCGATCGCGGTCTGATGCGGGAAGAGCTGGAAGTTCTGGAAGACCATGCCGGTCTGGCGGCGGATCTTCTGGATCGCCTGCCAGCTCGTTCGTTTGCCCGGCGCAAAGGCGAGCGTTTCCTCCCCGAGGCGGATGGAACCGGCGGTCGGAATTTCGAGCAGGTTGATACAGCGCAGCAGCGTGCTCTTGCCGCCGCCCGAAGGCCCGACCAGCGCGGTGACACTGCCTTCGGGAATGCGGATGCTGATGTCCTTGAGGATGACAGCGTCGCCGAAGCGCTTTTCGATGTTGGAAAGCTCGATCATGCATTGGCCTCCAGCATGCCGCCATAACGCGCGAAGCGGCGCTCCAGCCGCACCTGCAACTGCGAGAGGACGGAGCTCAGCACGAGATAGATCAGCGCCGCCTCGATATAGAGGATCAGCGGCTCATAGGTGGTGGCGACGATGCGCTGCGCCGCCTGGAAGAGCTCCGGCACGGTGATGGCGGCGGCAAGCGAGGTGTCCTTGACCAGCGAGATGAAGGTGTTCGACAAAGGCGGCACGGCGACGCGGGCGGCCTGCGGCAGGATGGTGCGGCTCATCGCCTGGCGCCAGCTCATGCCGATCGAATAGGCGGCTTCCCACTGGCCTTTGGGCACGGAAGAAATGACGGCGCGGATGATCTCGGAACTATAGGCGCCGATATTCAGCGTGAAGCCGATGAGGGCGGCGGGAAAGGCATCAAGCAGAATGCCGAGACTCGGCAGGCCGTAGAAGATGACGAAGAGCTGAACGAGCAGCGGCGTGCCGCGAATGACCCAGACATAGAAGCGGGCGACGGCGGAAAGCGGCGCCGGCCCGAAGAGCCGGGCGATCGCGGTGGCGAGCCCGAGGGCCAGGCCGAAGACGAAGGACAGCAGCGTCAGCGGAATGGTGAAGACCAGCCCTGCCCAGAGGAGCGAGGGCAGCGAATCCGCCATGAGTTGGAGCCAGTGCGGCAAGGGGCGTTCCCTCTCGTCAGTTGGGTGGTGATAACTCGAATACCCCTCCCCAACCCCTCCCCACAAGGGGGAGGTATTTATCTAGCCTCTCACTCCGCGCGAAATAACAGCCGAACTTGCAGGCCGAAACGATTGTTTTTAGATGAGCGGTCCGCCGAGGAAGCCCCTCCCCCTTGTGGGGAGGGGTTGGGGAGGGGACTTTCTTGAATGGAGCTTACTTCGAGACATCCTGGCCGAAATATTTGTCGGCGATCTTCTTGTAAGTGCCGTCGGCCTTGATGTCGGCAAGCGCCTTGTTGATTTCGGCAAGAAGCTCCGGCTCGTTCTTGCGGATGATGATGCCGGAGTAATCGGCATTTTCCTGCTCGGCGGCGACCTTCACCGGCGCTTCCGGCTTATGCTTCTTGAAATCAAGGAAGGAGAGGCTGTCGTTGATCGTGGCGTCGGCGCGCTTGGTCAGCACGAGCTGGATCGATTGATCGAAACCGTCGGTGCCGACGAGCTCGGCACCGGCTTCGGTTGCGATCTTGCCGAAATTGCTGGTCAGCGACTGGGCGGATTTCTTTCCCTTCAGGTCGGCGAAAGTCTTGATGCTGCCGTCGCCGTCGCGGACGATCAGCACGGCCTTGGAGGCGATATAGGGTTCGGAGAAATCATATTTCTGCTTGCGGGCTTCGGTGATGCCGACCTGGTTGATGACGGTGTCGTAGCGCTTGGCGTCGAGGCCGGCGATCAGGCCGTCCCACTTGCCCTCGACAAATTCGGCCTTGACGCCAAGTTTGGCGGCGATCGCTTCGCCGATCTCCACGTCGAAGCCGACGAGCTTGCCGCTTTCGTCATGAAAGGTGAAGGGCGCGTAAGTGCCTTCGGTGCCGATCTTGAAGACGCCGGCCGATTTGATGGCGGCGAGGTTTTCGCCGGCATGGGCAGGCAGGAGGGCCGCGGCCTGAATGAGGGCGGCGGCGGCAACGGTTTTCAACCAGTTCATTGTTTTATCCATCCTTGGGAGGTTGTCATCGGATGAGGGATAGTTCGCAGAAAATTAGGGCGCCGGAAGCGTAAAAAACCGCGAATAAAAGCAGCAACTGCAAATATTTTTCTCAAACGGCCGGTTGATCTGTGAATTCTTCAGAAACAGGCTCATCCGCCACGGCTTTCCGGATTTCGCACTGGTGGTAGAACTTTGTTTCACAACGTCAGGAAACGTGTGTTCGTGCATATTGCGCGCATGATCGTAAGTGTTTATGCACGTTTATGGTCTTTGAGATTTTGATCCGGTAAAAACATGCAGGATTTTTTATTGCGCGAGCGCCAGGGCGTGATTTCCGACAGGCTGCGGATGAACGGCCGCGTGCTGGCGACGGAACTTGCCCTCGAATTCGGCGTCTCCGAGGATACGGTGCGGCGCGATCTGCGCGAGATGGCCGCGGCCGGGCTCTGCGAGCGAGTCTATGGCGGCGCACTGCCGGTCTCGCCGGCGCACGGGAACCTGACGCAACGGATGGGTTTTGCCGCTGACCGGAAACAGGCACTGGCGCGCGCTGCGGCACAGCAGATTACCGCCGGTTCGACGGTATTCTTCGATGCCGGCAGCACCAATCTGGCGATTGCCAACGCATTGCCGGCCGAACTGGCACTGACGGCTGCGACGAATGCGCCGGCGATCGCCGCCGCGCTGATCGATAAGCCTGCCGTCAACGTCATCCTGATCGGTGGAATGGTGGACCGGCAGACCGGCGGTTCGCTCGGCGCCAAAGCCTTGCGGGACATGGAACAGATTTCGCCCGATCTCTGCATTCTCGGTGCCTGCGGCGTCGATCTTGAGGCCGGCATCACGGTGTTCGGTTTCGAAGATGCCGAGTTCAAGCGGTATGCGGCGTCAAGAAGCAGAAAAGTGCTGGTGGCGGCAACCTCGGAGAAGTTCGGCACGGCTGCCCCGCACAGCATTCTGCCGGTCGCCCATTGTGAATGGCTGGTCGTCGAGCACGATGCCGATCCGGCCATACTTGCCGGTTATCGCGAGCGCGGATGCAGGACCGTTGTCGCCGAGAAAACGAACTAGGCAGTTGCCATAGAGTTTAGGGAAACCGGGCGCGGGTAAGCCCGGCAATGAGGAAAGACCGAGAATGGATAGTCATGTGAATGCGCCGCCGGCAGCTCGGAGCGGCTTCGTTACGAAAAGCAGGGCGGCGGTTTCCCTGCTCTTTCTCATGAACGGCTTCGTCGTCGGCTGCTGGGCGCCGAAAATCCCCGATTTTGCCGAGCGGCTGGCGCTCTCCAAGTTCGAGCTTGGGCTGATGATCCTCGTCTTCGGCGTCGGCTCGCTGGTCATGATGCCGATCGCCGGGGCGCAAATCGCCAAACACGGCTCGCGTATCGTCGTTCAGTTGCTGGCTGTCTGCGTGCTGCCGCTGCTGCTGGCGTTGACGCTAGCGCCAAATGTGATCACCGGGGCAATCTCGCTCTTCCTGTTCGGCGGCTTCATCGGTGCCATGGATGTGGCAATGAATGCCAATGCGGTGTCGGTCGAGAAATCCATGCGCCGCTCCATTATGTCGTCCTGCCACGCTTTCTGGAGCCTTGGCGGGCTGATCGGCTCAGGCCTCGGCGGCATTGTGATCTCCAAGCTCGGCATTCTCGGTCATGCCGAACTGGCGACCGTGCTGGCGGCGATTTTCCTGGCCGTTGCCTGGCCGATGATCCTTGCGGATCCGCCGCATCCCGACACCAGGAAGGAAAAGACCAGACTGCCGATGGTGCCGCTGCCATGGCTGCTCGGATTGATGGCCCTGTTCTCCATGGTGCCGGAAGGCGCGGTTCTGGACTGGGGTGCGCTCTATCTCCGGCAGGAAATGGATGCGTCCGTGGCGCTTTCCGGTCTGGGTTTTGCAGCCTTTTCGGCGACCATGGCAATCATGCGCTTTGCCGGCGACCTAGTGCGCGACCGTTTGGGCGGCGTCAAAACGCTGCGGATCTGCACCTTGTTTGCCATCGTCGGCATGCTGCTTGCCGGCCTGGCGCCCAATGCCGAGATCGCCATCCTGGGCTTTGCCTTTTGCGGCATCGGCATTTCCAACATGGTGCCGATCGCCTTCTCGGCGGCGGGCAACATTCCCGGGCTCAAGCCCGGAATCGGTATCTCTGTCGTCACCACCATGGGTTATTCCGGCATGCTGGTTGCGCCGTCCTTGATCGGTTTCGTCGCCGAGCATGTCGGCTTCGCGGCGGTCTTCATGGCGCTGCCGGTGCTGCTGCTCGTCGTTCTCTCGTTCTCCAAACTGGCCCATTACGCCGACGGGGTCTCCGGGGGCGGCCATTGAGCCGCCTCCCAACAAAAGTGATATCAGGGGCGGTTGACAAGAAAGCGGCCATGATCCACCTGAAAGGCACTGTTTCTAAAGCGCGTCGCAATCTTTCAGATTTTCTCCTCGCGCTTTAGGTCTTATTTTTACGCATGTCGTTATGGCAAAACCGCTGCACAGTTTTGCGCGCGACATGCTTTAGGGGTGCAAGAGCTCTTTATGTCTTCAGCCGCCGATTTTGATCCGAAACCGCGCCGCGCTTCCGTTGCCGTCGATGTCGGCGGCGTCATCGTCGGCGGCGGGGCGCCGGTCGTCGTGCAATCGATGACGAACACCGACACGGCCGATATCGATTCGACTGTCGCCCAGGTCGCTGCCCTTCACCGGGCGGGCTCGGAGCTGGTGCGCATCACCGTCGACCGTGACGAGAGTGCGGCCGCCGTGCCGAAGATCCGCGAGCGGCTGTTGCGGCTCGGCATGGACGTGCCATTGATCGGCGACTTCCATTATATCGGCCACAAACTGCTTGCCGATCATCCTGATTGTGCCGCAGCGCTGGCGAAATACCGCATCAATCCCGGCAATGTCGGCTTCAAGGACAAGAAGGACAAGCAGTTCGCCGAGATCATCGAGATGGCGATCCGCTACGACAAGCCGGTGCGCATCGGCGTCAACTGGGGCTCGCTCGATCAGGATCTGCTGACCGCGTTGATGGACAGCAATGCCGCAGCCGGTTCGCCGCTTTCAGCCCGGCAGGTGACGCGCGAGGCGATCGTGCAATCGGCGCTGCTTTCGGCAGCCCTTGCCGAGGAAATCGGCCTGCCCCGCAACCGCATCATCCTGTCGGCAAAGGTCAGCCAGGTTCAGGACCTGATCGCTGTCAATTCCATGCTCGCCGAACGCTCCAATCATGCTT contains these protein-coding regions:
- a CDS encoding amino acid ABC transporter ATP-binding protein; this translates as MIELSNIEKRFGDAVILKDISIRIPEGSVTALVGPSGGGKSTLLRCINLLEIPTAGSIRLGEETLAFAPGKRTSWQAIQKIRRQTGMVFQNFQLFPHQTAIENVTEGLVTVLKWPRERARERAMELLTKVGMTHKADAWPSTLSGGQQQRVAIARALAPSPRVLLCDEPTSALDPELSAEVVDVLGQLAREGTTMVMATHDLRLASKIANDVVFLEAGSVVETGSARAIFTAPERERTKRFISTINAAHTYDI
- a CDS encoding amino acid ABC transporter permease gives rise to the protein MPHWLQLMADSLPSLLWAGLVFTIPLTLLSFVFGLALGLATAIARLFGPAPLSAVARFYVWVIRGTPLLVQLFVIFYGLPSLGILLDAFPAALIGFTLNIGAYSSEIIRAVISSVPKGQWEAAYSIGMSWRQAMSRTILPQAARVAVPPLSNTFISLVKDTSLAAAITVPELFQAAQRIVATTYEPLILYIEAALIYLVLSSVLSQLQVRLERRFARYGGMLEANA
- a CDS encoding amino acid ABC transporter substrate-binding protein — translated: MNWLKTVAAAALIQAAALLPAHAGENLAAIKSAGVFKIGTEGTYAPFTFHDESGKLVGFDVEIGEAIAAKLGVKAEFVEGKWDGLIAGLDAKRYDTVINQVGITEARKQKYDFSEPYIASKAVLIVRDGDGSIKTFADLKGKKSAQSLTSNFGKIATEAGAELVGTDGFDQSIQLVLTKRADATINDSLSFLDFKKHKPEAPVKVAAEQENADYSGIIIRKNEPELLAEINKALADIKADGTYKKIADKYFGQDVSK
- a CDS encoding DeoR/GlpR family DNA-binding transcription regulator produces the protein MQDFLLRERQGVISDRLRMNGRVLATELALEFGVSEDTVRRDLREMAAAGLCERVYGGALPVSPAHGNLTQRMGFAADRKQALARAAAQQITAGSTVFFDAGSTNLAIANALPAELALTAATNAPAIAAALIDKPAVNVILIGGMVDRQTGGSLGAKALRDMEQISPDLCILGACGVDLEAGITVFGFEDAEFKRYAASRSRKVLVAATSEKFGTAAPHSILPVAHCEWLVVEHDADPAILAGYRERGCRTVVAEKTN
- a CDS encoding MFS transporter, which codes for MDSHVNAPPAARSGFVTKSRAAVSLLFLMNGFVVGCWAPKIPDFAERLALSKFELGLMILVFGVGSLVMMPIAGAQIAKHGSRIVVQLLAVCVLPLLLALTLAPNVITGAISLFLFGGFIGAMDVAMNANAVSVEKSMRRSIMSSCHAFWSLGGLIGSGLGGIVISKLGILGHAELATVLAAIFLAVAWPMILADPPHPDTRKEKTRLPMVPLPWLLGLMALFSMVPEGAVLDWGALYLRQEMDASVALSGLGFAAFSATMAIMRFAGDLVRDRLGGVKTLRICTLFAIVGMLLAGLAPNAEIAILGFAFCGIGISNMVPIAFSAAGNIPGLKPGIGISVVTTMGYSGMLVAPSLIGFVAEHVGFAAVFMALPVLLLVVLSFSKLAHYADGVSGGGH
- the ispG gene encoding flavodoxin-dependent (E)-4-hydroxy-3-methylbut-2-enyl-diphosphate synthase; the protein is MSSAADFDPKPRRASVAVDVGGVIVGGGAPVVVQSMTNTDTADIDSTVAQVAALHRAGSELVRITVDRDESAAAVPKIRERLLRLGMDVPLIGDFHYIGHKLLADHPDCAAALAKYRINPGNVGFKDKKDKQFAEIIEMAIRYDKPVRIGVNWGSLDQDLLTALMDSNAAAGSPLSARQVTREAIVQSALLSAALAEEIGLPRNRIILSAKVSQVQDLIAVNSMLAERSNHALHLGLTEAGMGTKGIVASSAAMGFVLQHGIGDTIRVSLTPEPNGDRTREVQVAQEILQVMGFRQFVPVVAACPGCGRTTSTVFQELAQNIQNDIRKNMPVWREKYPGVEALNVAVMGCIVNGPGESKHADIGISLPGTGETPAAPVFIDGRKALTLRGPNIAADFEALVVDYIEKRFGQRTAAE